A genomic stretch from Desulfolutivibrio sulfodismutans DSM 3696 includes:
- a CDS encoding ParB/RepB/Spo0J family partition protein yields the protein MMAENTVTSSYEDGMLYKIPVGSIHKDPNQSRKYFNEEALDELVSSIKKHGIIQPVLFRQDDKGKLILVAGERRYRASGKAGLKEIPAIFTAKEGEELNLVENLFRENLTPVEEAEALDRYMQKKKCKQDQLAEMIGKKRSTVTEILSIMRLPEDVRKELRSNAACSRRVLVEIAKEKTEAKMRATFKKFKERGLTSDEVRKITRPHSHKAEMLKKSIEGITKVIKAVKITDEWTPDQIDNVKMALGKLEENIKEFRQKL from the coding sequence ATGATGGCTGAGAACACGGTTACAAGCAGCTATGAAGACGGCATGTTATACAAGATTCCCGTTGGATCTATTCACAAAGACCCCAACCAGTCGAGAAAATATTTCAATGAAGAGGCGCTTGATGAACTTGTCTCCTCCATCAAGAAACACGGCATCATCCAGCCCGTACTCTTCCGGCAAGACGACAAAGGGAAACTTATCCTCGTTGCTGGTGAGCGACGGTACAGGGCTTCTGGAAAGGCTGGTCTTAAAGAGATTCCTGCCATCTTCACTGCGAAGGAAGGCGAGGAACTCAACCTGGTTGAAAACCTGTTCCGGGAGAATCTGACTCCGGTCGAAGAAGCTGAAGCCCTTGACCGCTATATGCAGAAGAAGAAATGCAAGCAGGATCAGCTTGCCGAGATGATCGGGAAAAAGCGTTCCACCGTGACTGAAATCCTCAGCATCATGAGATTGCCCGAGGACGTGAGAAAAGAGCTTCGCTCGAATGCAGCTTGTTCCCGCCGGGTGTTGGTAGAGATCGCTAAGGAAAAGACCGAAGCCAAAATGCGAGCTACCTTCAAGAAATTTAAAGAGAGAGGGCTGACCAGTGACGAGGTTCGGAAAATTACCCGTCCGCATAGTCACAAAGCCGAAATGCTCAAGAAGTCGATTGAAGGTATTACTAAGGTAATTAAAGCGGTTAAAATTACCGACGAATGGACGCCTGATCAGATTGATAATGTAAAGATGGCTCTTGGCAAGTTGGAAGAGAATATAAAAGAATTTCGTCAGAAGCTTTAA